A genomic stretch from Microbacterium proteolyticum includes:
- a CDS encoding MarR family winged helix-turn-helix transcriptional regulator, which translates to MNDRVDESPLTDNSHDFSAAASELRMATFRLARRLRAQRAVDSMSDGQFAVLAALTVHGAHTLGQLAERERVTAPSMNRTVTLLEDAGYLTRIPDAADRRRVTIDLTAHGRTIVDETVRRRDAFVEEALAELTPDERDTLARAALIMRKVADR; encoded by the coding sequence ATGAACGACCGCGTCGACGAATCCCCCCTCACCGACAACAGTCACGATTTCAGCGCCGCAGCCTCCGAGTTGCGTATGGCGACGTTCCGACTGGCTCGTCGCCTCCGGGCTCAGCGAGCCGTGGACTCCATGAGCGACGGGCAGTTCGCCGTCCTCGCCGCCCTCACGGTGCACGGCGCGCACACGCTCGGCCAACTGGCCGAGCGTGAGCGCGTCACCGCACCGTCGATGAACCGCACGGTGACGCTCCTCGAGGACGCCGGGTATCTCACGCGGATCCCGGATGCCGCGGACCGACGACGGGTGACCATCGATCTGACCGCCCATGGCCGCACGATCGTCGACGAGACCGTCCGACGCCGTGACGCCTTCGTCGAGGAGGCGCTGGCCGAACTCACCCCCGACGAACGGGACACGCTGGCCCGCGCGGCCCTGATCA